The Actinopolyspora erythraea genome has a segment encoding these proteins:
- a CDS encoding carbohydrate ABC transporter permease produces the protein MTIAARGPKRGVTGRVLPGKRPGRTLAEIATVLVAAAIAFPLYWMVLTAFKPAGQIQSTDPRPWTLSPTLENFRQVFTVDNFGRYFLNSVLVAGVVVLVSLVLSFLAAVALTRFRFRGRTVLLVMILVAQMVPVEALTIPLFFLMRSVGSVAPWFGLNHLGSLVLVHLAFSLPFAIWMLRGFVAAVPAELEEAATLDGAGRFRFTWQVLFPLVAPGLVAMSVLSFIHAWNDFLFAKTFIISATENQTLPLAILVFFKPTGNDWGAIMAGSTLMTIPVLVFFVFVQRHLVSGIAGAVKA, from the coding sequence ATGACAATCGCGGCACGCGGCCCGAAGCGCGGCGTCACAGGCCGCGTGCTACCGGGAAAACGTCCCGGGAGGACGCTGGCCGAGATCGCGACCGTGCTCGTGGCAGCCGCTATCGCCTTTCCGCTCTACTGGATGGTGCTCACGGCGTTCAAACCGGCAGGGCAGATCCAGTCCACCGATCCACGTCCGTGGACGCTCTCCCCCACGCTGGAGAATTTCCGCCAAGTGTTCACTGTGGACAACTTCGGCAGGTACTTCCTGAACAGCGTGCTCGTGGCTGGGGTGGTCGTGCTGGTCTCGCTGGTGCTGTCGTTCCTGGCCGCCGTGGCCCTGACCCGGTTCCGCTTCCGCGGCAGAACGGTGCTGCTGGTGATGATCCTGGTGGCCCAGATGGTACCGGTGGAAGCGTTGACCATCCCGCTGTTCTTCCTGATGCGCTCGGTGGGTTCGGTGGCTCCGTGGTTCGGCCTGAATCACCTCGGCTCGTTGGTCCTGGTGCACTTGGCCTTCAGCCTGCCGTTCGCGATCTGGATGCTGCGCGGCTTCGTCGCGGCCGTTCCCGCCGAACTGGAGGAGGCCGCCACCCTGGACGGAGCCGGCAGGTTCCGGTTCACGTGGCAGGTACTCTTTCCGCTGGTCGCCCCGGGCCTGGTAGCGATGAGCGTGTTGTCGTTCATCCACGCCTGGAACGACTTCCTGTTCGCCAAGACCTTCATCATCTCGGCGACGGAGAACCAGACGCTGCCGCTGGCGATCCTGGTCTTCTTCAAACCGACCGGCAACGACTGGGGAGCCATCATGGCGGGGTCGACGCTGATGACCATCCCGGTGCTGGTGTTCTTCGTGTTCGTACAGCGTCATCTGGTTTCGGGGATCGCGGGGGCGGTGAAGGCTTGA
- a CDS encoding nuclease-related domain-containing protein, with the protein MSGVDYYELLGVSREASAAEIKSAYRSLARVMHPDAGGTAGTFRSLQEAYETLSDPVRRAAYDRGDTPAATGRDSRGGPARRRRPSGGRADRRDFGADPNFVPPAPEPDVERLRWWNEVNPEQPVRYVPRAAYRRGEVLGTIGGWALLLPVVLMSDAWPLLLVLWLMPAVAVAGVYRRAPEYLPPAPEDRAFLSEFGRCAVFGAPDGVRGESGERFTAMLLADYFTRMPGAKVFHGLSWPGSVFADIDHAVLCGRRLVLIESKMWLPGHYTADADGTLRRNGGKFRGGGTRLPEGIAAYRELLDDIEVVGALVIYPSRAGEITASESPTTAPAPPMTPEGFVREIGQYLAREPAVVHRDAFRAVLARVVP; encoded by the coding sequence GTGAGCGGGGTCGACTACTACGAGCTGCTCGGAGTGTCTCGCGAAGCCTCCGCCGCGGAGATCAAGTCGGCCTACCGGTCGCTTGCCCGGGTCATGCACCCCGACGCCGGTGGCACGGCGGGAACCTTCCGCTCCCTGCAGGAGGCCTACGAGACCCTCAGCGACCCCGTGCGTCGTGCGGCCTACGACAGGGGTGACACCCCCGCAGCCACCGGACGGGACAGCCGCGGCGGTCCAGCCCGCCGTCGCCGCCCGTCCGGGGGACGTGCCGACAGACGTGATTTCGGGGCCGACCCGAACTTCGTGCCTCCGGCCCCGGAGCCCGACGTCGAGCGGCTGCGGTGGTGGAACGAGGTGAACCCGGAGCAACCGGTCCGCTACGTTCCCCGCGCCGCTTACCGACGGGGTGAGGTGCTGGGCACCATCGGTGGGTGGGCGCTGCTGCTGCCCGTGGTGCTGATGAGCGACGCCTGGCCGCTGTTACTGGTGCTGTGGCTCATGCCCGCCGTTGCCGTCGCCGGGGTCTACCGCCGTGCTCCCGAGTACCTTCCCCCGGCCCCGGAGGATCGGGCGTTTCTGTCCGAGTTCGGCCGTTGCGCCGTGTTCGGAGCTCCGGACGGGGTGCGCGGGGAGTCGGGTGAGCGCTTCACGGCCATGTTGCTGGCGGACTACTTCACCCGTATGCCGGGTGCCAAGGTGTTCCACGGTCTTTCCTGGCCCGGCTCGGTCTTCGCCGACATCGACCACGCCGTGCTGTGCGGCAGGCGGCTGGTGCTGATCGAGTCGAAGATGTGGTTGCCCGGGCACTACACCGCCGACGCGGACGGCACGCTGCGCCGCAACGGCGGGAAGTTCCGGGGCGGGGGCACCAGGCTTCCGGAAGGGATCGCCGCCTACCGCGAGCTCCTCGACGACATCGAGGTGGTGGGAGCGCTCGTGATCTATCCGAGCCGGGCGGGTGAGATCACCGCGAGTGAATCACCCACGACCGCTCCGGCGCCTCCGATGACGCCCGAGGGATTCGTCCGGGAGATCGGCCAGTACCTCGCTCGTGAGCCCGCCGTGGTGCACCGTGACGCCTTTCGGGCGGTGCTGGCTCGCGTCGTTCCCTGA
- a CDS encoding carbohydrate ABC transporter permease has translation MTAELTTEPDAKNPPGAPTTRRGRRPSRGSGDGQARTAALYLAPAGILLVAVMAYPLYQLVQLSLYEYGQAQASGGAPLEFLGLGNYTALLGDGRFWMVLLNTCGFAAVCVLGSLAVGIVLAVLASRVRWLPRTLLFLAALGAWATPAVAGSTVWLFLFDQDFGLVNEVLSGLGWQSMSGFSWTYDRFTAFALVAGEVVWCSFPFVMVTMYAGIKAVPNEIVEAASLDGASAWRTTRSVLLPMLRPLLVIATIQSIIWDFKIFTQIYVMTDGGGIAGQNLVLNVYAYQEAFAGSNYGMGSAIGVVMTVLLLVITVIYLRVQRGTGEST, from the coding sequence ATGACAGCCGAGCTGACCACCGAGCCGGACGCGAAGAACCCGCCCGGTGCCCCGACGACGCGACGCGGTCGTCGTCCGAGTCGCGGTAGCGGTGACGGACAGGCCCGCACCGCTGCGCTCTACCTGGCACCGGCCGGGATCCTGCTGGTTGCGGTCATGGCCTATCCGCTCTACCAGCTCGTGCAGCTGTCGCTGTACGAGTACGGACAGGCACAGGCGAGCGGCGGAGCACCGCTGGAGTTCCTAGGACTGGGCAACTACACGGCGTTGCTCGGCGACGGCCGGTTCTGGATGGTGCTGCTCAACACCTGCGGGTTCGCCGCGGTCTGCGTGCTGGGCAGCCTGGCGGTGGGGATCGTGCTGGCCGTGCTGGCCAGCAGGGTCCGTTGGCTGCCCCGCACGCTGCTCTTCCTGGCGGCGCTCGGCGCGTGGGCGACCCCGGCCGTGGCGGGCTCGACCGTGTGGCTCTTCCTGTTCGACCAGGACTTCGGACTGGTCAACGAAGTGCTGAGCGGACTCGGCTGGCAGAGCATGTCGGGGTTTTCCTGGACCTACGACCGGTTCACCGCCTTCGCCCTGGTGGCGGGTGAGGTCGTCTGGTGCTCCTTCCCCTTCGTGATGGTGACCATGTACGCGGGCATCAAGGCGGTACCGAACGAGATCGTCGAAGCCGCCTCGTTGGACGGAGCCTCGGCGTGGCGAACCACGCGGAGCGTGCTGCTGCCCATGCTTCGCCCGTTGTTGGTGATCGCCACCATCCAGTCGATCATCTGGGACTTCAAGATTTTCACACAGATATACGTGATGACCGACGGCGGCGGAATCGCGGGGCAGAATCTGGTGCTCAACGTATACGCTTACCAGGAGGCGTTCGCGGGGTCGAACTACGGAATGGGCTCCGCCATCGGAGTGGTGATGACCGTCCTGCTGTTGGTGATCACAGTGATTTACCTGCGAGTACAACGAGGCACGGGGGAAAGCACATGA
- a CDS encoding beta-N-acetylhexosaminidase yields the protein MSTSTAPPPLDSVVPRPVRVLPAPGTFTLDGNTTVSGGTAAGEWLRRHVGAATGLPLTEAEHGDIGFRLAPEEITAPEGYRIEITERGVLAEAHDESGAHYAAQTLRQLLGADAWRGSPVRRGPWPLPCGEIEDHPRFSWRGCHLDLARHFMPKREVLRFVELLAAHKLNVLHLHLTDDQGWRVEVPGLPRLTEIGAWRTGSQLGAGPDAGYVDRPHGGYYTEADLTEIVSYAAEHRITVIPEIDVPGHCQAAIASYPELGNDPRRRLEVWTGWGVSEHVLNAEESTVEFFRRVFDHVMSVFPSPVVCVGGDEVPPHEWERGPRAVRRSEALGLSEPARLHGWFLRRIIEHLHANGRRAISWDEALDSGERLPSGCIVASWRDEASGIRAAEAGYDTVMCPEQRVYLDHRQSDDPDEPIPVGFVRTLEDVYDYEPVPAESPSSVSRHVLGTQAQVWTEHLDSPSRVDYAAFPRLCAFAEVAWSRSTVRDFSRFRARLEAEHLDRLTAFGVEFRPLEGPMPWQKRPGVPGNPR from the coding sequence TTGAGCACGAGTACCGCCCCGCCACCGCTGGACTCGGTCGTGCCACGCCCCGTTCGGGTGCTACCGGCACCGGGCACGTTCACGCTGGACGGGAACACCACGGTCTCGGGCGGCACCGCCGCCGGGGAATGGTTGCGCAGGCACGTGGGCGCGGCCACCGGTCTCCCCCTGACCGAGGCCGAACACGGCGACATCGGGTTCCGGCTCGCGCCCGAGGAGATCACCGCCCCCGAAGGCTACCGGATCGAGATCACCGAGCGGGGCGTCCTGGCCGAGGCGCACGACGAGTCCGGCGCCCACTACGCCGCCCAGACCCTGCGTCAGCTGCTCGGCGCGGACGCGTGGCGTGGCTCCCCGGTTCGGCGGGGGCCGTGGCCGCTGCCGTGCGGCGAGATCGAGGACCACCCGCGGTTCTCCTGGCGCGGTTGCCACCTGGACCTGGCGCGACACTTCATGCCCAAGCGCGAAGTGCTGCGGTTCGTCGAACTGCTGGCGGCGCACAAGCTCAACGTGCTGCACCTGCACCTGACCGACGACCAGGGGTGGCGCGTCGAGGTTCCGGGGCTGCCCCGGCTCACCGAGATCGGCGCCTGGCGAACGGGCTCCCAGCTGGGCGCGGGCCCCGACGCCGGTTACGTCGATCGCCCCCACGGGGGGTACTACACCGAGGCGGATCTGACCGAGATCGTCTCCTACGCCGCCGAACACCGGATCACCGTCATCCCCGAGATCGACGTGCCCGGGCACTGCCAGGCCGCCATCGCCTCCTACCCCGAACTGGGAAACGATCCGCGACGAAGGCTGGAAGTGTGGACCGGCTGGGGCGTCAGCGAGCACGTGCTCAACGCGGAGGAGAGCACGGTGGAGTTCTTCCGCCGAGTGTTCGACCACGTGATGAGCGTGTTCCCCTCCCCCGTCGTGTGCGTGGGAGGGGACGAGGTACCGCCCCACGAGTGGGAACGCGGTCCTCGGGCCGTGCGGCGCAGCGAAGCGCTGGGCCTGTCGGAGCCGGCACGGCTGCACGGTTGGTTCCTGCGTCGGATCATCGAGCACCTGCACGCCAACGGCAGACGCGCCATCAGCTGGGACGAGGCGCTCGACTCCGGCGAGCGGCTGCCGTCCGGCTGCATCGTGGCCTCGTGGCGGGACGAGGCGTCCGGTATCCGGGCGGCCGAGGCCGGCTACGACACGGTCATGTGCCCCGAGCAGCGGGTGTACCTGGACCACCGGCAGTCCGACGATCCGGACGAGCCGATTCCGGTCGGATTCGTCCGCACGCTCGAAGACGTCTACGACTACGAGCCGGTACCGGCGGAGTCGCCGAGTTCGGTCTCCCGGCACGTCCTGGGCACGCAGGCGCAGGTGTGGACCGAGCACCTCGACTCACCGTCCAGGGTCGACTACGCGGCCTTCCCCCGACTGTGTGCCTTCGCCGAGGTCGCCTGGTCGCGGAGCACGGTGCGGGACTTCTCGCGTTTCCGTGCCCGACTGGAGGCCGAGCACCTCGACCGGCTGACCGCGTTCGGGGTGGAGTTCCGGCCGTTGGAGGGACCGATGCCCTGGCAGAAACGCCCCGGTGTACCCGGTAACCCCCGTTGA
- a CDS encoding extracellular solute-binding protein has translation MRFWKLATVAIATTLLVGCGPPQVDQSGSDEDSRTGTLRVWLFDEANREPKEKVVDAAVREFESAHEDVTVDVRYIAVDTRSERFTGAFNDPSSAPDVAEFGNTDLASYVAAGGMSDLTGMVENWPAASDLSDSVLDTAKVDDRIYGVPWFTGVRALYYRTDVFEDLGLEPPRTLDELVETARTIRSQRPDMYGIAAGGKYTYAMMPFVWAFGGELAEREDGSWRSTIDTEPSRRGIRTYTRLLDPSICPPDQCSQMTGTESVQAFAGGKAAMTIGGDFNRTAVNEGAAGDDYDVVPLPGREPGSVAPAFAGGNLLGVMRSSDHSTLAQEFIKVLAGKKHQREMYEAMSYLPTFEDVQDQVAADDPAIEPFIETLQAGTRFVPSTPTWSEIDAQEILPTMAQRIATGEGVRGATGEAARRMNSTFGE, from the coding sequence ATGCGGTTCTGGAAGTTAGCCACCGTCGCGATCGCGACCACGTTGCTGGTGGGCTGTGGCCCACCGCAGGTCGACCAGTCAGGCTCCGATGAGGACAGCCGGACGGGAACCCTCCGGGTTTGGCTGTTCGACGAGGCCAATCGGGAACCGAAGGAAAAAGTGGTCGATGCCGCGGTGCGGGAGTTCGAGAGCGCCCACGAGGACGTCACCGTCGATGTCCGCTACATCGCGGTGGACACGCGCTCGGAACGGTTCACCGGAGCTTTCAACGACCCCTCCAGCGCCCCCGACGTCGCGGAGTTCGGCAACACCGACCTCGCCAGCTACGTAGCGGCGGGTGGGATGTCGGACCTCACCGGCATGGTCGAGAACTGGCCCGCCGCCTCCGACCTCTCCGACTCGGTGCTGGACACGGCGAAAGTGGACGACAGGATCTACGGTGTCCCCTGGTTCACCGGCGTGAGGGCGCTGTACTACCGCACCGACGTTTTCGAGGACCTGGGCCTCGAACCGCCGCGCACCCTCGACGAACTCGTGGAGACCGCTCGTACGATCCGCTCGCAGCGGCCGGACATGTACGGTATCGCGGCCGGGGGCAAGTACACCTACGCGATGATGCCGTTCGTCTGGGCCTTCGGCGGTGAACTCGCCGAACGCGAGGACGGTTCGTGGCGGTCCACCATCGACACCGAGCCCTCCCGTCGCGGCATTCGCACCTACACCCGGCTGCTCGACCCGTCGATCTGCCCACCCGACCAGTGCTCCCAGATGACCGGGACCGAGAGTGTGCAGGCCTTCGCCGGGGGCAAGGCGGCCATGACGATCGGTGGGGATTTCAACCGCACCGCTGTCAACGAGGGGGCCGCGGGCGACGACTACGACGTGGTCCCACTGCCGGGACGTGAGCCCGGTTCGGTCGCGCCGGCCTTCGCGGGCGGGAACCTGCTCGGCGTGATGCGCTCCTCGGACCATTCCACGTTGGCCCAGGAGTTCATCAAGGTGCTCGCGGGCAAGAAGCACCAGCGCGAGATGTACGAGGCGATGAGCTATCTGCCCACCTTCGAGGACGTCCAGGACCAGGTCGCGGCGGACGACCCCGCCATCGAACCCTTCATCGAGACCCTGCAGGCGGGAACCCGGTTCGTGCCGAGCACTCCGACATGGTCCGAGATCGACGCGCAGGAGATCCTGCCGACGATGGCGCAGCGGATCGCCACCGGCGAAGGAGTTCGAGGGGCCACCGGCGAAGCGGCCCGACGCATGAACAGCACGTTCGGCGAGTAG
- a CDS encoding lactonase family protein — MSANPLSRRTLLASLGAAGTAAAVLPGSAAARVEGHLRPAYLGSFSWTDPPGRGLDVAAHHLGTGELRPTHPVEGVPDASWLAFSPNRHVLYATNELVPDGSVTALSLRDPRNPRILNTRSSRGGGPTHLSVHPSGRFLLTANYTDGTVVVHRLRPDGGLGESTDLVRHSSERREPHAHQVLTDPSGRWVVAVDLGADAVFTYRLDPESGRLRENQRLSLAAGSGPRHLAFRPDGGHAYLVNELASTVTVLAWDAAKGTFEPGESVSTRPSGAEGENYPAEVVVTAAGDCYVTNRGDDEIAHFEVRDGGARLRLVGTTGTGGAWPRHCALDGSGRWLYVANQNSGTVTRLPRDTVTGKPHPVIEAVAAPGVAMVAL; from the coding sequence ATGTCAGCGAATCCGTTGAGCCGGCGTACGTTACTGGCCTCCCTGGGCGCCGCGGGCACCGCCGCCGCGGTACTGCCCGGTTCCGCGGCGGCGCGGGTGGAAGGCCACCTCAGACCCGCCTACCTCGGCAGTTTCAGCTGGACCGACCCGCCCGGCAGGGGGCTCGACGTGGCCGCCCACCACCTGGGGACGGGAGAGCTGCGACCGACCCACCCGGTCGAGGGAGTTCCCGACGCGTCATGGCTGGCGTTCTCCCCCAACCGCCACGTGCTCTACGCCACCAACGAACTGGTCCCGGACGGCTCGGTCACGGCGCTGAGCCTGCGCGACCCGCGAAACCCCAGGATCCTGAACACCCGGTCCAGCCGGGGCGGCGGTCCCACGCACCTCAGCGTGCACCCCAGCGGGCGCTTTCTGCTGACGGCCAACTACACCGACGGAACCGTCGTGGTCCACCGGCTGCGGCCGGACGGCGGGCTCGGGGAGTCGACCGATCTGGTTCGGCACTCCTCGGAACGGCGCGAACCGCACGCCCACCAGGTGCTGACCGATCCGAGCGGGCGGTGGGTCGTCGCGGTAGACCTCGGCGCGGACGCGGTGTTCACCTACCGGCTCGACCCCGAGTCCGGCAGGCTGCGGGAGAACCAGCGGCTGTCCCTGGCGGCGGGCAGCGGACCACGTCATCTGGCCTTCCGACCGGACGGTGGGCACGCGTACCTGGTCAACGAGCTGGCCAGCACCGTGACGGTACTGGCGTGGGACGCCGCGAAGGGCACCTTCGAACCGGGCGAGAGCGTCAGCACCCGACCGAGCGGAGCCGAGGGGGAGAACTACCCCGCCGAGGTGGTCGTGACAGCCGCGGGGGACTGCTACGTCACGAACCGGGGTGACGACGAGATCGCCCACTTCGAGGTGCGCGACGGGGGAGCACGACTGCGCCTGGTGGGCACGACCGGCACGGGTGGGGCCTGGCCGCGGCACTGCGCTCTCGACGGCAGCGGTCGTTGGCTCTACGTGGCCAACCAGAACTCGGGCACGGTGACCCGCCTGCCGCGTGACACGGTCACTGGGAAACCGCATCCGGTGATCGAGGCGGTGGCGGCCCCCGGAGTGGCGATGGTGGCGCTGTAG
- a CDS encoding CynX/NimT family MFS transporter — MLSAAGILIVAINLRPAIASVAPVVGQIQSETGLSNTATGLLTTVPLLCFVLLSTTAPRLGRSYGEERTIALALLLLLAGILLRVVPAAVALFGGTVLVGVAITGGNVLLPTVIKKRFGAQSGVMTGLYTMGISIGTAAAAGLTIPWQQLTGVDWRTALAVWAIPAVLAVLLWIPQHRERRPPSGGTTGSVRGRQAWRSALGWGVTGFFALLSLTFYTVIAWLPKILTESGMDPATGGQMLSLANLVGIPFSLTAPILAARSGRQVWITTSFPGLLLLGLLGLTLSPGEGTVFWVLILGVGLGGTIGIGFMLVVLRAADSQGAAALAAMSQTAGYSVAATGPILTGALRDLTGSWTLPLLSLCLLVAIQIPIGMFVGQNRQFGATGGTGRVVLRSRVTHSRSSDRRWTSVTARQTEVPEEPFVPDDERFPTEGSSATRDT, encoded by the coding sequence TTGCTCTCCGCCGCGGGGATACTGATCGTCGCGATCAATCTGCGTCCCGCCATAGCGTCGGTGGCTCCCGTGGTCGGCCAGATCCAGTCGGAAACAGGGCTGTCGAACACGGCTACCGGATTGCTCACCACCGTTCCGCTGCTGTGCTTCGTGCTGTTGTCGACCACCGCGCCGCGGTTGGGAAGGAGCTACGGCGAGGAGCGGACCATAGCGCTGGCGCTGTTGCTGCTGTTGGCGGGGATCCTGCTGCGCGTCGTTCCCGCGGCCGTCGCGCTGTTCGGCGGAACGGTGCTCGTGGGTGTAGCCATCACCGGTGGCAACGTGCTGCTTCCCACGGTGATCAAAAAACGTTTCGGGGCCCAGAGCGGTGTCATGACCGGGCTGTACACCATGGGCATCAGCATCGGTACGGCGGCCGCCGCCGGGCTGACGATTCCTTGGCAGCAGCTCACGGGAGTCGACTGGCGCACGGCGCTGGCGGTGTGGGCCATCCCGGCGGTGTTGGCGGTGTTGCTCTGGATCCCCCAACATCGCGAGCGCAGGCCCCCCTCCGGAGGGACGACCGGCAGCGTCCGGGGTAGACAGGCCTGGCGCAGCGCGTTGGGGTGGGGGGTCACGGGCTTCTTCGCGTTGCTGTCGCTGACCTTCTACACCGTGATCGCCTGGCTGCCCAAGATACTGACCGAGAGCGGTATGGACCCCGCCACCGGTGGGCAGATGCTTTCACTGGCCAACCTCGTGGGGATCCCCTTCTCGCTGACCGCGCCCATCCTGGCGGCCCGGAGCGGCCGGCAGGTGTGGATCACCACCTCCTTTCCGGGGCTGCTGCTCCTCGGGCTGTTGGGGCTGACTCTCTCCCCCGGAGAGGGGACGGTGTTCTGGGTGCTGATCCTGGGGGTCGGCCTCGGTGGAACGATCGGGATCGGCTTCATGCTGGTCGTGCTGCGCGCGGCCGATTCGCAGGGAGCGGCCGCGCTCGCGGCGATGTCGCAGACCGCCGGCTACTCGGTGGCCGCGACCGGCCCGATCCTGACCGGTGCGCTGCGCGATCTCACCGGCTCGTGGACACTACCGTTGCTCTCGCTGTGCCTGCTGGTCGCGATCCAGATCCCGATAGGGATGTTCGTGGGGCAGAACCGCCAGTTCGGCGCCACCGGGGGGACCGGTCGGGTCGTGCTGCGCTCCCGGGTGACGCACTCGCGGTCCTCGGACCGAAGGTGGACGTCCGTCACCGCGAGGCAGACCGAGGTCCCGGAGGAGCCGTTCGTCCCGGACGACGAGCGTTTCCCGACGGAGGGCAGCTCGGCGACGCGGGACACCTGA